The Streptomyces sp. NBC_00236 DNA window GCCTTCGGCCGCCTCTATGACCAGTACAGCGACACCGTGTACCGCTACATCTACTACCGGGTGGGCGGCAAGGCGACGGCGGAGGACCTCACGAGTGAGACCTTCCTCCGCGCCCTGCGGCGCATCTCCACCTTCACCTGGCAGGGCCGCGACTTCGGCGCCTGGCTGGTCACCATCGCTCGCAACCTGGTCGCCGACCACTTCAAATCCAGTCGTTTCCGACTGGAAGTGACCACCGGCGAGATGCTCGACGCCAACGAGGTCGAGCGCAGCCCCGAGGACTCCGTCCTGGAGTCCCTCTCCAATGCCGCACTGCTGCAAGCCGTGCGCCGACTCAACCCCCAGCAGCAGGAGTGCGTGACCCTGCGCTTCCTGCAAGGCCTCTCGGTCGCCGAGACCGCCCGGGTGATGGGCAAGAACGAGGGCGCGATCAAGACCCTGCAGTACCGCGCCGTCCGCACTCTCGCCCGGCTCCTTCCGGACGATGCCCGCTGACCCGACCCCGGACCGAGTCACTCTCGGCGACATGTTCATCACGCACTGGTCCGATCATCTTTCGTGCGTAACCCCAATGCCGCGCCGCTCGTTGTGCCGGTTGCAGGCTCCCTGTCGTCACTCCATGTCCGCAGACACTCACTCAATCGTGTGGATGCGCTCAAGGTGTGCAACCTTCCGGACCCACAGGGGAGTCGACCGTCATGACGAGAGGAGGTGCCGCCAGTGATCGCAAACGTTTCGGCACACCGGCGGGCGAACGCCTTCGCCCAGGCCCTGGAGGAGCAGTCGCTCCGCGGTGCGGCGGCCGTACAGCCCGAGGACCCGGCCGAACAGGCCGGCCCCGGACCGCTGTTGGCCCTGGCGAACGGCCTCGGTGAGCTACCGAAGCCGGAGTTGGATCCCGAGGTCAAAGTGGTGCAGCGAGCCCAGCTCGTCGCCGCCATGGAGGCCATGTTCGCCGAGGGCGGCGCGTCCGCGGACCCTACGGTGCCCGAACAACGGGGCAAGGGGGCCCACCGGGCCTCGCCACTCCGGAAACTGCGCCCCAGATCCCGCTGGACGAAGGGCCTCGCGGCCGGCGGACTCACCGTCGGTGTGGCCGCGGGAGCCTTCGGCGGAGTGGCCGCTGCCAGTTCCGACGCCCTGCCGGGTGACTCCCTCTACGGGCTGAAGCGCGGCATGGAGGACATCCACCTCGGCCTCGCCGACAGTGACACCGACCGCGGCGAGGTCTACCTGGACCAGGCCTCGACCCGGCTCAGCGAAGCCCGCAGGCTGATGGAGCGCGCCCGCTCCGGCGACCTGGACCACGAGCAGCTCGGCGAGGTCCGACGCACGCTGGGCCGCATGACCCACGACGCCACGGAGGGCCACCGCCTGCTCCACGCCGCCTACGAACGCGACGGCGCGATCGGCCCCATCCAGACCCTCGAGTCGTTCTCCCGCACCCACCGCGACAGCTGGAGCAACCTCCGCGACCGCCTCCCCGTACAGCTGACCGACATCGGCGACCAGGTGAGCTCGGTCTTCGCAGCCATAGACCAAGAGGTCGAACCGCTGCAGTCGCTGCTCCCCCGCCCCCCGGAGACGGACAGCGGATCCAAGGAGTCCGGCACCACCGGCAACGGCTCGGCGCCGTCCTCCCGTTCGCACGCCCCGTCGCCCTCGTCGCCCTCCGGCACGCACGACGGCGGTACGGGTACCAGCTCCTCGCCCCGCCCGTCGGGCTCGGGCAGCAGCCCCGCGGACGGCCTGATCGGCGGCGGCACGGACGGCCTCTTCGACCCGCCGTCCCCCGACGCCACCACACCGTCCCAGGACACACCGAGCACGACCCCGTCGCCGGACATCACCCTGCCGCCCCTGCTCCCCGGCCTGATCGGCGGCCTGGGAATCGACGCCCAGGACGACAAGAACTGATAAACATCGCCGGACGGGCACGAACCAAGCCCGTCCGGCGATTGAGGACAAAGCCCGCGCCCAGGGCGCACCGGCACCCGCACCGCACCCGCACAACGTCAGAAGAACACCGAACGCCGCTGCACCAGCAACTTGTACAGCGTGTGCTGAATCTGCTCCCGCACCTGATCCGTCAGGTTGAACATCAGCATCGGATCCTCCGCCGCCTCCACCGGATACCCGTCCGTGGGAATGGGCTCACCGAACTGGATCGTCCACTTCGTCGGCAACGGCAGGGCCCCCAGCGGCCCCAGCCACGGAAACGTCGGCGTGATCGGGAAGTACGGAATGCCCAGCAGCCGCGCCAGCGTCTTCGAGTTGCCGATCATCGGGTAGATCTCCTCCGCCCCCACGATCGAGCACGGCACGATCGGCACCCCGGCCCGCAACGCCGTGGACACGAAGCCGCCCCGCCCGAAGCGCTGGAGCTTGTACCGCTCGCCGAACGGCTTGCCGATGCCCTTGAACCCCTCCGGCATCACACCGACGACCTCGCCCTGCCGCAGCAGCCGCTCCGCGTCCTCCGCACAGGCCAGCGTGTGCCCGGCCTTGCGGGCCAGCTCGTTCACGACCGGCAGCATGAAGACCAGGTCCGCCGCGAGCAGCCGCAGATGCCGCCCCGCCGGATGGTTGTCGTGCACCGCGACCTGGAGCATCAGCCCGTCCAGCGGCAGCGTCCCCGAGTGGTTGGACACGATGAGCGCCCCGCCGTCCGACGGGATGTTCTCGATGCCCTTCACCTCGACCCGGAAGTACTTCTCGTACACCGGCCGCAGCATCGACATCAGGACCTGGTCGGTGAGCTCCTCGTCGTAACCGAACTCGTCGACGTCGTACTCGCCCGTGACCCGCCGCCGCAGGAACGCGAGCCCGCCCGCGATCCGCCGGTCCCAGCCACCACCACCCGGGCCCTCAGAGACCACCACAGCCTCCTCCTGCCCCTCCGGTGGCGGCGAGGTACCCGGCTGTCCGGGCAGGGCGCTGACGGACCCTGTGCCGCGTCCCGAGGGCCGCCGGCGCGCGGCACGCGCCACACCCCCCGACCGCGAACGGTCGTCGTCGAACGGAATGACCTTGGCATCCGCCATCGTCGGTGCGCTCCTCTACCTGGCGCTCGGAGTCGGGTGTGTGTCGCCGCTGCTCCCCGGGGCCCTGCCGGTCCCCCCGGCGAACGGCAGCGCGGCCAGCCTGTCGACGGCCCGGCCCACCACCGCGGGCGGCAGCAGCCCCGGCCCACGGCTGCGCGCGAACTCGGCGAAGGTCTCCGCCGTGGAGAACCGCGGGCGGAAGCCCAGGGTCTCGCGCATCTGGACCGTGGAGACCACCCTGCCATGGGTGAGCAGCCGGATCTGTTCCGGCGAGAAGTCCGTCATGCCGACCGTACGCAGCGCCTGCCCGACCCACGTGACCGCGGGCAGCAGCAGCGGCATCGTCGGCCGCCCCAGCCGCCGCGCGCACTGCGAGAGCAGCAGCACCCCGTCCCCCGCGATGTTGAACGTGCCGCTGTTCAGCGTCCCGCGCCGCGGCTCGCCCGAGGCGATGCCGAGAACGTCGAGGACGTCGTCCTCGTGGACGAACTGGAGCCTCGGGTCGTACCCGAACACCGTCGGCAGGACCGGCAGCGCCAGATAGTCGGCGAGCGGCGAGTCCGGGTCGGGCCCCAGGATGTTCGCGAACCTCAGCACGCACACGGCCACGTCCGGCCTGCGGCGCGCGAAGCCCCGCACGTACCCCTCGACCTCCGCCGCGTCCTTCGCGAAGCCACCGCCGGGCAGCGACTTGGGCGGCGTCGTCTCGTGGAAGACCGCCGGATCGCGGGGCGCGGAGCCGTACACGCCCGTACTGGACTTGACCACCATCCGCCGGACCGACGGCGCCTTCTGACAGGCGCCGAGCAACTGCATCGTGCCGATG harbors:
- a CDS encoding lysophospholipid acyltransferase family protein, which codes for MADAKVIPFDDDRSRSGGVARAARRRPSGRGTGSVSALPGQPGTSPPPEGQEEAVVVSEGPGGGGWDRRIAGGLAFLRRRVTGEYDVDEFGYDEELTDQVLMSMLRPVYEKYFRVEVKGIENIPSDGGALIVSNHSGTLPLDGLMLQVAVHDNHPAGRHLRLLAADLVFMLPVVNELARKAGHTLACAEDAERLLRQGEVVGVMPEGFKGIGKPFGERYKLQRFGRGGFVSTALRAGVPIVPCSIVGAEEIYPMIGNSKTLARLLGIPYFPITPTFPWLGPLGALPLPTKWTIQFGEPIPTDGYPVEAAEDPMLMFNLTDQVREQIQHTLYKLLVQRRSVFF
- a CDS encoding ECF subfamily RNA polymerase sigma factor, BldN family, whose amino-acid sequence is MYPHVGVDASGLATLRATVGDRLRGFVPTAYAVPAFATPAPAGPCYALAERGAAVGRRSNRGATTTSTVRRPTADSDSARMMDLVERAQAGEADAFGRLYDQYSDTVYRYIYYRVGGKATAEDLTSETFLRALRRISTFTWQGRDFGAWLVTIARNLVADHFKSSRFRLEVTTGEMLDANEVERSPEDSVLESLSNAALLQAVRRLNPQQQECVTLRFLQGLSVAETARVMGKNEGAIKTLQYRAVRTLARLLPDDAR
- a CDS encoding NAD-dependent epimerase/dehydratase family protein — its product is MGKVVLVTGAARQLGGRFVRRIQREPDVDRVIAVDAVAPGDRLGDAVFVRADIRQPAIARVLAEHMVDTVVHLDVSGKALGAQGRTAVKETNVIGTMQLLGACQKAPSVRRMVVKSSTGVYGSAPRDPAVFHETTPPKSLPGGGFAKDAAEVEGYVRGFARRRPDVAVCVLRFANILGPDPDSPLADYLALPVLPTVFGYDPRLQFVHEDDVLDVLGIASGEPRRGTLNSGTFNIAGDGVLLLSQCARRLGRPTMPLLLPAVTWVGQALRTVGMTDFSPEQIRLLTHGRVVSTVQMRETLGFRPRFSTAETFAEFARSRGPGLLPPAVVGRAVDRLAALPFAGGTGRAPGSSGDTHPTPSAR
- a CDS encoding DUF5667 domain-containing protein; translation: MIANVSAHRRANAFAQALEEQSLRGAAAVQPEDPAEQAGPGPLLALANGLGELPKPELDPEVKVVQRAQLVAAMEAMFAEGGASADPTVPEQRGKGAHRASPLRKLRPRSRWTKGLAAGGLTVGVAAGAFGGVAAASSDALPGDSLYGLKRGMEDIHLGLADSDTDRGEVYLDQASTRLSEARRLMERARSGDLDHEQLGEVRRTLGRMTHDATEGHRLLHAAYERDGAIGPIQTLESFSRTHRDSWSNLRDRLPVQLTDIGDQVSSVFAAIDQEVEPLQSLLPRPPETDSGSKESGTTGNGSAPSSRSHAPSPSSPSGTHDGGTGTSSSPRPSGSGSSPADGLIGGGTDGLFDPPSPDATTPSQDTPSTTPSPDITLPPLLPGLIGGLGIDAQDDKN